Proteins encoded within one genomic window of Streptomyces taklimakanensis:
- a CDS encoding glycoside hydrolase family 15 protein has protein sequence MPLRLEDYALIGDMRTAALVGHDGSMDWLCLPRFDSGACFAALLGRPEHGRWLVAPSDRARPLARRYRGDSLVLETEFASAEGRVRVVDFMPVDGSHPTVVRLVEGLSGRVRMTSRLSLRFDYGLTPPWLRAEGRRLRAFAGPDVVTFDSDVDFTVGHGDCVADFAVGAGDRFCFRLVRGGPRDPDPAPLDPARTVDTASATERWWREWAARCRYTGEYRDAVVRSLITLKALSYAPSGGIVAAPTTSLPERLGGVRNWDYRYCWLRDATFTLLTLLGAGYEQEAIAWREWLLRALAGDPRRMHIMYGVEGERLLPEVEVDWLPGYEHSRPVRIGNAAAGQLQLDVHGELMDALHQARAHGIPPDPDAWRVQRALMDFLESHWRDPDNGIWEVRGPRRDFTHSKVMAWVAADRAVKAVERFGLDGPADRWRRLRQEIHREVCAYGYDADRGTFTQYYGSAGLDASLLLIPTVGFLPADDPRVTGTVAAVERELLRDGFVQRYTMTRGSEAVDGLPSGEGAFLPCTFWLADAYVLQGRVREGRELFERLLDLRNDLGLLSEEYDTTHQRLIGNFPQALSHIPLVDTAQNLTAGRGPAQRRSATDDRSGPPPGAPGSGPDGALQ, from the coding sequence GTGCCGCTCCGGCTGGAGGACTACGCCCTGATCGGCGACATGCGCACCGCCGCGCTGGTGGGCCACGACGGTTCGATGGACTGGCTGTGCCTCCCCCGCTTCGACTCCGGAGCGTGCTTCGCGGCGCTGCTGGGCCGCCCCGAACACGGCCGGTGGCTGGTGGCGCCCTCGGACCGGGCCCGGCCCCTCGCCCGCCGCTACCGCGGCGACAGCCTGGTGTTGGAGACCGAGTTCGCCAGTGCCGAGGGGCGGGTGCGCGTGGTCGACTTCATGCCCGTCGACGGCTCCCACCCCACCGTGGTGCGCCTCGTCGAGGGCCTGTCGGGACGGGTGCGGATGACCTCCCGGCTGAGCCTGCGCTTCGACTACGGCCTGACCCCGCCGTGGCTGCGCGCCGAGGGCCGCAGACTGCGCGCGTTCGCCGGGCCCGACGTCGTCACCTTCGACTCCGACGTGGACTTCACCGTCGGGCACGGCGACTGCGTGGCCGACTTCGCCGTCGGCGCGGGCGACCGGTTCTGCTTCCGGCTGGTCCGGGGCGGCCCCCGGGACCCCGATCCCGCCCCCCTGGATCCGGCCCGCACGGTCGACACCGCGTCGGCCACCGAACGGTGGTGGCGGGAGTGGGCGGCCCGCTGCCGGTACACCGGGGAGTACCGCGACGCGGTGGTGCGCTCGCTGATCACCCTCAAGGCGTTGAGCTACGCCCCCAGCGGGGGGATCGTCGCCGCCCCCACCACCTCGTTGCCCGAACGGCTGGGCGGGGTCCGCAACTGGGACTACCGCTACTGCTGGCTGCGCGACGCCACCTTCACCCTGCTGACGCTGCTGGGCGCCGGATACGAGCAGGAGGCGATCGCCTGGCGCGAGTGGCTGCTGCGGGCGCTGGCGGGCGACCCGCGCCGCATGCACATCATGTACGGCGTCGAGGGCGAGCGGTTGCTGCCCGAGGTCGAGGTGGACTGGCTGCCGGGGTACGAGCACTCCCGCCCGGTGCGCATCGGCAACGCCGCCGCCGGACAGCTCCAGCTCGACGTCCACGGGGAGCTCATGGACGCCCTCCACCAGGCCCGGGCGCACGGCATCCCACCGGACCCGGACGCCTGGCGGGTCCAGCGCGCGCTGATGGACTTCCTGGAGTCCCACTGGCGGGATCCCGACAACGGCATCTGGGAGGTGCGCGGCCCCCGCCGCGACTTCACCCACTCCAAGGTCATGGCCTGGGTCGCCGCCGACCGGGCCGTCAAGGCGGTGGAGCGCTTCGGACTCGACGGCCCGGCCGACCGGTGGCGGCGCCTGCGGCAGGAGATCCACCGGGAGGTCTGCGCGTACGGTTACGACGCCGACCGCGGCACCTTCACCCAGTACTACGGCTCCGCCGGGCTGGACGCGTCACTGCTGCTCATCCCGACCGTGGGCTTCCTCCCCGCCGACGACCCGCGCGTGACGGGCACGGTGGCCGCCGTCGAGCGGGAGCTGCTGCGCGACGGCTTCGTCCAGCGCTACACGATGACCCGTGGCAGCGAGGCCGTGGACGGGCTGCCCTCGGGCGAGGGCGCCTTCCTGCCCTGCACCTTCTGGCTGGCCGACGCCTACGTCCTGCAGGGGCGCGTGCGCGAGGGCAGGGAGCTGTTCGAGCGGCTGCTGGATCTGCGCAACGACCTCGGCCTGCTGTCGGAGGAGTACGACACCACCCACCAGCGGCTGATCGGCAACTTCCCCCAGGCGCTCTCCCACATCCCGCTGGTGGACACCGCGCAGAACCTGACGGCCGGCCGGGGTCCGGCCCAGCGCCGCTCCGCCACCGACGACCGCTCCGGCCCGCCGCCCGGCGCCCCCGGCAGCGGGCCCGACGGCGCCCTTCAGTGA
- the lnt gene encoding apolipoprotein N-acyltransferase: MPSGPDPIDPATGERAGRPRLPARLARAVRREARRTAAAAASGVVLAAAFPPYDLWPLALVAVAALGLLTRGRTVRQGAWLGLAAGLPFFLVLLKWLNVIGWDAVFGLALVEALFFVPLGAGLALSSRLPLWPLWGACLWVAEEWARDRVPFGGFPWGRLAFAVTDSPFLPLAALGGAPLVTFAVALTAGLLAVVAGAAARAVPLARRGTGRNDGDGTGGARPARPAAAAGALAAATVVSGYAVPVPTEAADTVRIAVVQGNVQQPGMDFLGRPMLILSNHVEATLELAEDVDEGRVERPDLVIWPENASDLDPHRHPQAYAAIDRAAGAVGVPILVGALVDHREHEGYVENQGIVWDPETGPGASYTKQHPVPFGEYVPYREQLSKVITRLQRVPRDFWPGESTGVLDVGPARLGDVICFEVAYDEIVRDTVNDGARALVIQTNNATYGRTGQPEQQLVMSRLRAVEHGRAVVTAATSGISAVVAPDGTIEQRTEEFTQDVLTADLPLRDETTLADRIGSAPEWALAIVGVLSCAVAHVLGRRGRAYGGIGTDEKRQQQ, translated from the coding sequence GTGCCATCGGGCCCCGATCCCATAGATCCCGCCACCGGCGAGCGCGCCGGTCGCCCCCGTCTCCCGGCGCGCCTGGCGCGGGCGGTCCGCCGTGAGGCACGGCGCACGGCGGCGGCCGCCGCGAGCGGCGTCGTCCTGGCCGCGGCCTTCCCACCGTACGACCTGTGGCCACTGGCGCTCGTCGCCGTCGCCGCGCTCGGTCTGCTGACCCGGGGGCGCACCGTGCGCCAAGGCGCCTGGCTCGGCCTCGCCGCGGGTCTGCCGTTCTTCCTCGTCCTGTTGAAGTGGCTCAACGTCATCGGCTGGGACGCGGTGTTCGGCCTGGCCCTGGTCGAGGCGCTGTTCTTCGTCCCGTTGGGCGCCGGCCTGGCTCTGTCCTCGCGGCTGCCGCTGTGGCCGCTGTGGGGCGCCTGCCTGTGGGTCGCCGAGGAGTGGGCGCGCGATCGGGTGCCCTTCGGGGGCTTCCCCTGGGGACGGTTGGCCTTCGCCGTCACCGACTCGCCCTTCCTGCCGCTGGCCGCCCTGGGCGGCGCGCCCCTGGTCACCTTCGCCGTCGCGTTGACCGCCGGCCTGCTCGCGGTGGTGGCGGGGGCCGCGGCGCGCGCCGTGCCGCTCGCCCGCCGCGGCACCGGTCGGAACGACGGGGACGGGACGGGCGGGGCGCGCCCCGCCCGTCCCGCCGCGGCGGCCGGTGCGCTCGCCGCCGCCACCGTCGTCTCCGGATACGCCGTGCCGGTCCCCACCGAGGCCGCCGACACCGTCCGCATCGCCGTCGTCCAGGGCAACGTCCAACAGCCCGGCATGGACTTCCTCGGCCGTCCGATGCTGATCCTGAGCAACCACGTCGAGGCCACCTTGGAGCTGGCCGAGGACGTGGACGAGGGCCGGGTGGAGCGACCGGATCTGGTCATCTGGCCCGAGAACGCCTCCGACCTCGACCCCCACCGCCATCCGCAGGCGTACGCGGCCATCGACCGGGCCGCCGGGGCCGTCGGCGTCCCGATCCTCGTCGGAGCCCTCGTCGACCACCGCGAGCACGAGGGGTACGTGGAGAACCAGGGCATCGTCTGGGACCCCGAGACCGGTCCCGGCGCCTCCTACACCAAGCAGCACCCGGTGCCCTTCGGCGAGTACGTGCCCTACCGCGAGCAGCTCAGCAAGGTGATCACCCGTCTCCAGCGCGTGCCCCGGGACTTCTGGCCCGGCGAGAGCACCGGGGTGCTGGACGTCGGTCCGGCCCGTCTCGGCGACGTCATCTGCTTCGAGGTCGCCTACGACGAGATCGTGCGCGACACCGTCAACGACGGCGCCCGCGCCCTGGTGATCCAGACCAACAACGCCACCTACGGCCGCACCGGCCAGCCCGAGCAGCAGCTCGTCATGTCGCGACTGCGGGCCGTCGAGCACGGCCGGGCCGTCGTCACCGCGGCCACCAGCGGCATCAGCGCCGTCGTGGCCCCCGACGGCACGATCGAGCAGCGCACGGAGGAGTTCACCCAGGACGTGCTCACCGCCGACCTCCCGCTGCGCGACGAGACCACACTCGCCGACCGGATCGGCTCGGCTCCGGAGTGGGCTCTCGCTATCGTGGGCGTCCTGTCCTGCGCCGTGGCACACGTGCTCGGCCGACGGGGGCGGGCGTACGGGGGGATCGGGACGGACGAGAAGAGGCAGCAGCAGTGA
- a CDS encoding glycosyltransferase: protein MNDARQRRKDPLGRVLVIIPTYNEVDNIRPVVSRVRTAVPEADVLVADDNSPDGTGKVADEIASEDDHVHVLHRKGKEGLGAAYLAGFRWGLDNDYDVLVEMDADGSHQPEELPRLLTALKGADLVLGSRWVPGGRVVNWPRYREFLSRGGSTYSRLMLGVPLKDVTGGYRAFRRETLLGLGMDDVASQGYCFQVDLAHRAVRAGFQVVEVPITFVEREYGDSKMSRDIVAEALWRVTAWGVRSRVGQALGRRHTG, encoded by the coding sequence GTGAACGACGCGCGACAGCGCCGGAAGGACCCGCTGGGCAGGGTCCTGGTGATCATCCCGACCTACAACGAGGTCGACAACATCCGGCCGGTCGTCTCCAGAGTGCGCACCGCCGTTCCCGAGGCCGACGTCCTCGTCGCCGACGACAACAGCCCCGACGGCACGGGGAAGGTCGCCGACGAGATCGCCTCCGAGGACGACCACGTCCACGTGCTCCACCGGAAGGGCAAGGAGGGGCTCGGCGCCGCCTACCTGGCCGGTTTCCGCTGGGGCCTGGACAACGACTACGACGTCCTGGTCGAGATGGACGCCGACGGCTCCCACCAGCCCGAGGAGCTGCCGCGGTTGCTCACCGCGCTCAAGGGCGCCGACCTGGTGCTCGGCTCGCGCTGGGTGCCCGGCGGGCGCGTGGTCAACTGGCCCCGGTACCGGGAGTTCCTCTCCCGCGGCGGAAGCACCTACTCCCGACTGATGCTGGGCGTGCCGCTGAAGGACGTCACCGGCGGCTACCGGGCCTTCCGCAGGGAGACGTTGTTGGGCTTGGGCATGGACGACGTGGCCTCCCAGGGGTACTGCTTCCAGGTCGACCTCGCCCACCGCGCCGTACGGGCCGGATTCCAGGTGGTGGAGGTGCCCATCACCTTCGTCGAACGCGAGTACGGTGACAGCAAGATGAGTCGGGACATCGTCGCCGAGGCGCTCTGGCGGGTCACGGCCTGGGGAGTGCGCTCCCGGGTCGGCCAGGCGCTCGGGCGCAGGCACACTGGATGA
- a CDS encoding alcohol dehydrogenase catalytic domain-containing protein: MEALTVAPDRKNSLRLDTLPDPVPGEGELLVDGLAVGVCGTDREILSGDHGAPPPGRERLVVGHESLGRVRQAPPDSGWVPGDLVVGVVRRPDPVPCGACAHGRFDMCRNGRFTERGIKELDGYAATSWTVEADYAVRLDPGLEHVGVLLEPATVVAKAWEQVELIGARSWFAPHSVLVTGAGPIGLLAALLGRQRGLEVHVLDRVESGPKPELVRRLGAEYHSDDVERVMERVRPDVVIEATGAASVVFGVMSTMGPYGMLCLTGLSPSGRTLEVDAGYINRELVLDNSVVVGTVNATLRHYAAAAEALAEADRGWLDSVITRRVPLESFAEAFEPEPDDIKTIIELARH, from the coding sequence GTGGAAGCGCTGACCGTGGCCCCGGACCGGAAGAACTCCCTGCGGCTCGACACCCTCCCCGACCCCGTGCCGGGCGAGGGCGAGTTGCTGGTGGACGGCCTGGCGGTCGGTGTGTGCGGCACCGACCGGGAGATCCTGTCCGGGGACCACGGCGCGCCGCCGCCCGGCCGCGAGCGCCTGGTCGTCGGCCACGAGTCCCTGGGGCGGGTGCGGCAGGCACCGCCCGACAGCGGTTGGGTCCCCGGAGACCTGGTGGTCGGCGTCGTCCGCCGCCCCGACCCCGTGCCCTGCGGGGCCTGCGCCCACGGCCGGTTCGACATGTGCCGCAACGGTCGCTTCACCGAGCGCGGCATCAAGGAACTGGACGGGTACGCCGCGACCTCCTGGACGGTCGAGGCCGACTACGCCGTGCGCCTGGACCCGGGGCTGGAGCACGTCGGCGTGCTCCTGGAACCCGCCACCGTGGTGGCCAAGGCGTGGGAACAGGTGGAGCTGATCGGGGCCCGCTCCTGGTTCGCGCCGCACTCGGTGCTGGTCACGGGGGCCGGGCCGATCGGGTTGTTGGCCGCGCTGCTCGGCCGGCAGCGCGGGTTGGAGGTCCACGTCCTGGACCGGGTCGAGAGCGGCCCCAAGCCCGAGCTGGTGCGGCGGTTGGGCGCCGAGTACCACAGCGACGACGTCGAGCGGGTCATGGAACGGGTGCGCCCGGACGTGGTGATCGAGGCGACGGGCGCGGCGTCGGTCGTCTTCGGGGTGATGTCGACGATGGGCCCCTACGGGATGCTGTGCCTGACCGGGCTCTCCCCGTCCGGACGGACGCTGGAGGTCGACGCCGGTTACATCAACCGCGAGCTGGTGCTGGACAACTCCGTGGTGGTCGGCACGGTCAACGCCACCCTGCGGCACTACGCGGCCGCCGCCGAGGCCCTGGCCGAGGCGGACCGGGGCTGGCTGGACTCCGTGATCACCCGCCGGGTGCCGCTGGAGTCCTTCGCCGAGGCGTTCGAGCCGGAGCCGGACGACATCAAGACGATCATCGAGCTGGCCCGTCACTGA
- a CDS encoding PLP-dependent aminotransferase family protein, with the protein MAEWTSAVGAPQLARLLASQRATGPVGGRTGAGARRVPAYRALADGVRLLVLEGRIPVAARLPAERELAAALSVSRTTVAAAYEALRADGFLASRRGAGSWTALPAGNPLPSGGLSPLPPEAAGSLIDLGCAALPAPEPWLTRAFQAALADLPPYAHTHGDYPAGLPVLRRAVADRYTARGVPTMPEQIMITTGAMGAVAAIRALFAPRGERVAVEHPSYANVLQLLREAGARLVPVAMGEGLSGWDLPAWRRVLRDAAPRMAYVMADYHNPTGVLADDGQRRELVAAARAAGTVLVADETMSGLDLDPAPGEEAPDRPASRPVAAFDPGGSTVVTLGSVSKAIWAGLRIGWIRAAPETIRSLVAARVSADLGSPVLEQLAVAWLLSGGEGGVGDGGERLSGWDRAVAVRRERAGENRDALVAALRLHLPDWEFDVPRGGLTLWVRTGGLSGSRIAEVGERLGVRVPAGTRFGVDGAFEGYVRLPFTVSGPVAGEAAARLAAAARLVAGGRDTGEDTPRSFVA; encoded by the coding sequence ATGGCCGAGTGGACTTCCGCAGTGGGGGCACCTCAGCTCGCCCGTCTCCTGGCTTCCCAACGGGCCACCGGCCCGGTCGGCGGCCGGACCGGAGCCGGAGCCCGACGGGTGCCCGCCTACCGGGCGTTGGCCGACGGCGTGCGGCTGCTGGTCCTGGAGGGCCGGATCCCCGTCGCCGCCCGGCTGCCCGCCGAACGCGAGCTGGCCGCCGCCCTGTCGGTCAGCCGCACCACCGTCGCCGCCGCCTACGAGGCGCTGCGCGCCGACGGCTTCCTCGCCTCCCGGCGTGGTGCCGGCAGCTGGACGGCGCTGCCCGCCGGGAACCCCCTGCCCTCGGGCGGGCTCAGCCCGCTGCCGCCCGAGGCCGCCGGTTCCCTGATCGACCTGGGGTGCGCCGCCCTGCCCGCCCCCGAGCCCTGGCTCACCCGCGCCTTCCAGGCCGCCCTGGCCGATCTGCCGCCCTATGCCCACACCCACGGCGACTACCCGGCCGGACTGCCCGTGCTGCGCCGGGCCGTCGCCGACCGCTACACCGCCCGCGGTGTCCCGACGATGCCCGAGCAGATCATGATCACCACCGGGGCCATGGGCGCGGTGGCCGCCATCCGCGCCCTGTTCGCGCCGCGCGGTGAGCGCGTCGCCGTCGAGCACCCCTCGTACGCCAACGTGCTGCAACTGCTGCGCGAGGCGGGCGCCCGGCTGGTGCCCGTCGCCATGGGCGAGGGGCTGTCCGGCTGGGACCTGCCGGCCTGGCGGCGGGTGCTGCGCGACGCCGCGCCCCGGATGGCCTACGTCATGGCCGACTACCACAACCCCACCGGAGTCCTGGCCGACGACGGGCAGCGCCGCGAGCTGGTCGCCGCCGCCCGCGCCGCGGGCACCGTGCTGGTGGCGGACGAGACGATGTCCGGCCTCGACCTCGACCCCGCGCCGGGGGAGGAGGCGCCCGACCGGCCGGCGTCCCGTCCGGTCGCGGCGTTCGACCCCGGCGGCTCCACCGTCGTCACCCTCGGTTCGGTCAGCAAGGCCATCTGGGCGGGGCTGCGCATCGGGTGGATCCGCGCCGCGCCCGAGACCATCCGCAGCCTGGTCGCCGCCCGCGTCTCCGCGGACCTGGGCAGTCCCGTGCTGGAGCAGCTCGCCGTCGCCTGGCTGCTGAGCGGCGGCGAAGGGGGCGTCGGGGACGGCGGGGAGCGTCTCTCCGGCTGGGACCGGGCCGTGGCCGTGCGCCGCGAGCGGGCCGGGGAGAACCGCGACGCGCTCGTCGCGGCCCTCCGGCTGCACCTGCCCGACTGGGAGTTCGACGTCCCGCGCGGCGGCCTCACGCTGTGGGTGCGCACCGGGGGCCTGTCGGGATCGCGGATCGCGGAGGTGGGGGAGCGGCTGGGGGTGCGGGTCCCGGCGGGCACCCGCTTCGGCGTGGACGGCGCCTTCGAGGGCTATGTGCGGCTGCCGTTCACCGTCTCCGGCCCGGTGGCGGGGGAGGCCGCCGCCCGACTGGCCGCCGCCGCCCGCCTGGTGGCCGGCGGGCGGGACACGGGGGAGGACACCCCGCGCTCCTTCGTCGCCTGA
- a CDS encoding glycerophosphodiester phosphodiesterase, which produces MTAPAPSRPRPAHPFFDHPAPLAFAHRGGAAAGLENTRAAFARAVELGYRYIETDVHATADGHLVAFHDATLDRVTDGSGPIAALPWAEVRRVRVGGTEPVPLFAELLRAFPGVRWNVDVKSDAALVPLLEAVDTAGAWDRVCVGAFGESRVARARALAGARLATSLGTRGVLGLRLRSWRLPGPAVRGALCAQVPVRHGGIRVVDRAFVRHAHARGLQVHVWTVNDAERMRALLDLGVDGIMTDHIETLRTVLAERGAWA; this is translated from the coding sequence ATGACGGCTCCCGCCCCCTCCCGCCCGCGTCCCGCCCACCCCTTCTTCGACCACCCCGCCCCGCTCGCCTTCGCCCACCGGGGCGGCGCCGCGGCGGGCCTGGAGAACACCCGCGCCGCCTTCGCGCGAGCGGTGGAGCTCGGTTACCGCTACATCGAGACCGATGTGCACGCCACGGCGGACGGACACCTGGTGGCCTTCCACGACGCCACGCTGGACCGGGTGACCGACGGCAGCGGCCCGATCGCCGCCCTGCCGTGGGCGGAGGTACGGCGAGTGCGGGTGGGCGGCACCGAACCGGTGCCGCTCTTCGCCGAACTGCTGCGGGCCTTCCCCGGCGTCCGCTGGAACGTCGACGTCAAGTCGGACGCCGCGCTGGTCCCGCTGTTGGAGGCGGTGGACACGGCCGGGGCCTGGGACCGGGTGTGCGTGGGGGCCTTCGGCGAGTCCCGGGTGGCCCGGGCCCGCGCGCTGGCCGGGGCGCGCCTGGCCACCTCGCTGGGCACCCGCGGCGTGCTGGGCCTGCGGCTCCGTTCGTGGCGGCTGCCGGGTCCGGCGGTCCGCGGCGCGCTGTGCGCGCAGGTCCCCGTGCGGCACGGCGGGATCCGGGTGGTGGACCGGGCCTTCGTCCGCCACGCCCACGCCCGGGGCCTCCAGGTGCACGTGTGGACGGTCAACGACGCGGAGCGGATGCGGGCGCTGTTGGACCTGGGCGTTGATGGCATCATGACCGACCACATCGAGACACTGCGCACGGTGTTGGCCGAGCGGGGGGCCTGGGCCTGA
- a CDS encoding RNA polymerase-binding protein RbpA, which translates to MSERALRGTRLVVTSYETDRGIDLAPRQAVEYACQNGHRFEMPFSVEAEIPPEWECKVCGAQALLVDGEGPEEKKGKPARTHWDMLMERRTREELEEVLAERLAVLRSGTMNIAVHPRDNNKRKSA; encoded by the coding sequence ATGAGTGAGCGAGCTCTTCGCGGCACGCGACTCGTGGTGACCAGCTACGAGACCGACCGCGGCATCGACCTGGCCCCGCGCCAGGCCGTGGAGTACGCATGCCAGAACGGCCATCGTTTCGAGATGCCGTTCTCGGTTGAGGCCGAGATTCCACCGGAGTGGGAGTGCAAGGTCTGCGGCGCCCAGGCCCTCCTGGTCGACGGCGAGGGGCCTGAGGAGAAGAAGGGCAAGCCCGCGCGCACGCACTGGGACATGCTCATGGAGCGGCGTACCCGCGAGGAGCTGGAGGAGGTACTGGCCGAGAGGCTGGCGGTCCTGCGCTCCGGCACGATGAACATCGCCGTACACCCGCGGGACAACAACAAGCGGAAGTCCGCCTGA
- a CDS encoding MFS transporter: MDTGTVTGAGGAEGPGGPRASASAGPEGDGATEPGGALGPAAERAARRREQRGWYFYDWANSVFSTSVLTVFLGPYLTSVAEAAADASGYVHPLGIPVRAGSYFAYAVSASVLLSVLVMPLAGAMADRSGRKKPMLGAFAYLGAAATTGMFFLDGDRYLLGGALLVVANVCFATAAVVYNSFLPQIATPDERDAVSSRGWAFGYAAGSLVLVANLALFLGHESLGVTEGTAVRICLASAGLWWAVFTIVPLRRLRDRPVLARRFPTGGADGVEPDAVPSASAPLRGGLRQLVRTLRDLRRYPLTLLFLAAYLLYNDGVQTVITQASVFGSRELGMDQTTLIGAILLVQVLAVVGALSMGRLAARYGAKRTILGSLVAWTATVGAGYVLPAGAPVWFFVLAAAIGMVLGGTQALSRSLFAQLVPPGKEAEYFSLYEVSDRGTSWLGPLVFGLAYQFTGSYRDAIVSLVVFFVLGFVLLTRVPVARAVAAVGAPAPERI, from the coding sequence GTGGACACCGGAACCGTGACGGGAGCGGGCGGCGCCGAAGGGCCGGGAGGCCCCCGGGCGTCGGCGAGCGCCGGCCCGGAGGGGGACGGCGCGACGGAGCCGGGCGGCGCCCTCGGCCCGGCGGCCGAACGGGCCGCGCGGCGCCGCGAGCAGCGCGGCTGGTACTTCTACGACTGGGCCAACTCCGTCTTCTCCACCAGCGTGCTCACCGTCTTCCTCGGCCCGTACCTGACCTCGGTGGCCGAGGCCGCCGCGGACGCCTCCGGCTACGTGCACCCGCTGGGCATCCCGGTGCGGGCCGGCTCGTACTTCGCCTACGCCGTCTCCGCCTCGGTGCTGCTGTCGGTGCTGGTGATGCCGCTGGCCGGGGCGATGGCCGACCGGTCGGGCCGCAAGAAGCCGATGCTGGGCGCGTTCGCCTACCTGGGCGCGGCGGCCACCACCGGGATGTTCTTCCTGGACGGCGACCGCTATCTGCTGGGCGGAGCCCTGCTGGTGGTGGCGAACGTCTGCTTCGCCACGGCCGCGGTGGTCTACAACTCCTTCCTGCCGCAGATCGCCACGCCCGACGAGCGGGACGCGGTCTCCTCCCGCGGCTGGGCCTTCGGCTACGCGGCCGGCTCGCTGGTGCTGGTGGCCAATCTGGCGCTCTTCCTGGGGCACGAGTCGTTGGGCGTGACCGAGGGCACGGCGGTGCGCATCTGTCTGGCGTCGGCCGGTCTGTGGTGGGCGGTGTTCACCATCGTCCCGTTGCGGCGGCTGCGGGACCGTCCGGTGCTCGCCCGTCGGTTCCCGACCGGCGGTGCGGACGGGGTCGAGCCGGACGCCGTCCCGTCCGCGAGCGCCCCCCTGCGGGGCGGCCTGCGACAACTGGTGCGGACGCTTCGGGACCTGCGGCGGTATCCGCTCACCCTGCTGTTCCTGGCGGCCTACCTGCTCTACAACGACGGTGTCCAGACGGTGATCACCCAGGCGTCGGTGTTCGGTTCCAGGGAGCTGGGCATGGACCAGACCACACTGATCGGCGCGATCCTGCTGGTGCAGGTGCTGGCGGTGGTGGGAGCGCTGTCGATGGGCCGGCTGGCCGCGCGGTACGGCGCCAAGCGGACGATCCTGGGGTCGCTGGTGGCCTGGACGGCGACGGTGGGGGCCGGGTACGTGCTGCCCGCCGGGGCACCGGTGTGGTTCTTCGTGCTGGCCGCGGCGATCGGAATGGTGCTGGGCGGCACCCAGGCGCTGTCGCGGTCGCTCTTCGCCCAGCTGGTTCCGCCCGGCAAGGAGGCGGAGTACTTCTCGCTGTACGAGGTCAGCGACCGGGGGACGAGCTGGCTGGGGCCCCTGGTCTTCGGCCTGGCGTACCAGTTCACCGGGAGCTACCGGGACGCGATCGTCTCGCTGGTGGTCTTCTTCGTCCTGGGTTTCGTCCTGCTGACGCGGGTACCGGTGGCACGAGCCGTGGCGGCGGTGGGCGCTCCCGCGCCGGAGCGGATTTAG
- a CDS encoding DUF2277 domain-containing protein yields the protein MCRSIRTLRPPMAPEVTDEDVRAAALQYVRKVSGFRTPAAHNRAVFEQAVEAVAEATRHLLDGLEVRGSGPGPRP from the coding sequence ATGTGTCGCAGCATCAGGACGCTCCGTCCGCCCATGGCCCCCGAGGTGACCGACGAGGACGTCCGGGCCGCCGCCCTGCAGTACGTCCGCAAGGTGTCGGGCTTCCGCACCCCCGCCGCCCACAACCGCGCCGTGTTCGAACAGGCCGTCGAGGCGGTGGCCGAAGCGACCCGGCACCTGCTCGACGGCCTGGAGGTGCGGGGGTCCGGACCCGGCCCCCGCCCCTGA
- the fxsA gene encoding FxsA family membrane protein, whose protein sequence is MTTGAPYPYQPPSEGPGGEGPGSGARPPGGARPPRRRPPRALPLGVAVFAVLEIWLLTLLADATDGLVVLAVQVAGVVLGAAVVKRAGRRAWHGLVETLEGLQPGTVPDAEARRETAARSESGRGGHGLAMLGGLLLMVPGLLSDAVGLLCLFPPTATLLRRGVERRLLHRARRAAPGSFDDVLRQARTAEEQARIHRPGGRIVQGEVVRDDATDTTEDGHPGGGGRPPR, encoded by the coding sequence ATGACGACCGGCGCACCGTATCCGTACCAGCCACCGTCCGAGGGCCCCGGAGGCGAGGGGCCCGGGAGCGGGGCGCGGCCCCCTGGCGGAGCCCGACCGCCGCGCCGCCGCCCTCCCCGGGCGCTGCCGCTGGGGGTGGCCGTCTTCGCGGTGCTGGAGATCTGGCTGCTGACCCTGCTCGCCGACGCCACCGACGGGTTGGTCGTCCTCGCCGTGCAGGTTGCGGGCGTCGTGCTGGGCGCCGCGGTGGTCAAGCGGGCGGGACGACGGGCCTGGCACGGCCTGGTGGAGACCCTGGAGGGCCTCCAGCCCGGCACCGTGCCGGACGCGGAGGCCCGCCGGGAGACCGCCGCCCGGTCGGAGTCCGGGCGCGGCGGACACGGCCTGGCGATGCTCGGCGGCCTGCTGCTGATGGTGCCCGGCCTGCTCTCCGACGCGGTCGGCCTGCTGTGCCTCTTCCCGCCGACGGCCACCCTGCTGCGCCGGGGCGTCGAGCGTCGGCTCCTCCACCGCGCGCGCCGGGCCGCCCCCGGCTCGTTCGACGACGTGCTGCGGCAGGCCCGCACGGCCGAGGAACAGGCCCGCATCCACCGCCCCGGCGGTCGGATCGTCCAGGGCGAGGTCGTGCGCGACGACGCCACCGACACCACCGAGGACGGCCACCCGGGGGGCGGCGGGCGCCCCCCGAGGTGA